GATATTCTTATTTTTTATATATAATGTTTCATCTAATAATAAATTATTTTTAAATAAATGAGGAAAATCGATGCACAATGGCAGATGTCAAAATTCTAATATTAGGTGGGAGGTTCGGTGGGCTACAGACAGCCTACGATCTCAAAAGATATCTGAAGAACAAAGCAGATATCAAGATAATAGAGAAGAATAGGTATGTCTATTTTCGTCCTGCACTTCCGCATGTAGGAATAGGGCTTGAACGTTCTGAGGATCTAAGGATAGATCTCACGAAGGTTTTACCGGAGAGAGGCATAGAGTTCGTACAGGGAACTGTCACGCGCATAGATCCCGAAAGAAACTTTGTGGAATACGCCAAGGAAGGGGGTGGAGGATACAAGGAGAAATACGATTTTCTGGTTGTAGCTCTTGGAGCCCACCTGGCCAGCGAGATGATAACCGGATTCGATAAATACGGATCAAGCGTATGCGAGGCGGATCTCGCCGAGAATATGTGGAAGAAACTTAAGGATTTTAAGGGAGGAAATATAACTCTTGGATCTGCGAAATTCATCCAGGATACAAAGAACAGACCTACAAATACGCCAGATAAATATGCACCCATAGCTGATTCAGCCTGCGAAGGACCAGTTTTCGAGATGTCGATCATGCTCTATGATTACTTCAAATCAAAGAACATGCTGGATAAGGTCAAAATGACGGTGTATTCACCAGGTGAATATCTGAGCGATTTATCACGAACAAGCCGTGCCACGGTAGCCTCGATGTACAAGGGAATGAACATAGAACTTATAGATAACTTTGTTGTGAAGGAGGTGACCGAAAAGGAGGTTATCAGTGAAGACGGCAGGAGACTTCCTTCGGATATAAGTTTCATATTGCCACCTTATACCGGGCAGAAAATCGTAAAGGATGCCAATCTGGGCGATGATGTTGGTTTCGTGCTTACCGGAACTGATATGAAATCTGTGAAATACGATAATATCTATGCGGTGGGTGATGTAAATGCGCTTATCGTACCGAAGATGGCATCCCTTGCTGTAAAAACTGCAAGAATAGCTGCTGCCAACATAGCCAACAGATTTGGATTGTCTGTGCCTGTAGAAGTATACGATCCGAAGATCGTATGCGTGGCTGATAGCCCATACGGTAACTACGCCGTTGCAGTGACAGATTCCACCTTCTACGGAGGGAACATTTCTGAGGCCATACCTTCAGCCGCAAATCACTTGAAAAAGACGCTGTTCACAAGATATTTCTTGTGGAGTAAGGGAGATCTCGCTATGGATAAGTATTTAACAAGTTGGTGATCATATGTCGTTGTTGAGTCAGCTTGATAATTTGAGTAAGATTACGCCGGAAGATATAGAGGTAATGCAGAAATTTTCCAGAATAGCACAGAAGCTTGAGAGACTGGGGCTGCTGGATGTGCTGGAAGGCATTCTGGACGATGATAGAACCATAAGCGCCATAACATCCTTCCTCACCAGTGATACCATGCTCGAGATACTGGTCAACAGAGATAATATTGTAAAACTTATAGCCCTGCTTTCCAAGAACGAAACCTATGCCAATATCTCTGCGATCCTCGAAAAACTTAGCTGAAAATAATATTTTTATGATTTATTTCTTAGAATTAACAGATCAGGTGGGCTATATCACATATTCATCTAGCAGGGCCACGTATAATTTTCTTGGAATAATTCTTCAACATTAGCCTCATACTGAAGGCGGACAAAAAATGAAAAAGTAAATAAATGGGATATAGATTGCGTTAAAATCAGGTGTAAGAATGGCACGAATGCATACGAGGAAAAGAGGCAAATCAGGTTCAAAGAAGGTTTATGGTGTTCAACCGACCTGGATTCAATACAGTAAAGACGAGATCATAAACACAATAGTTAATCTGAAAAAATCGGGAGTTCCACCATCCGTGATCGGGATTAAACTGAGAGATCAGTACGGCATTCCGACTGTTAAAGCAGTACTTAACACTAAGCTTGGGAAAATACTCGTGGAAAAGGGCCTCAAGGACGAGGTACCGGAGGATCTGGCGAATCTCATAAAGAGATACAATAATGTGGCAAAGCACGTGGATCTGAATCCCAAGGACCAGGCCAATAAGAGGGGAAGAGACCTCATAATGGCCAAAATGCTCCGCCTTGTGAAATATTACAAGAGGACGGGAGTACTTGATGAAAAGTGGAACCTAAGTAAGGTTCTGAGATGATTGAAGACCTAATTCCAAAAGAATTATACGGTAAGTATGTGAAGGCCAGGGATATGATCCTTGGTTCCGATTTTTTGCGTGTTATTGTTCATTATGATGGAGATGGAACGAGTTCAGCCGTTATCTTAACAAACATGCTGAAGAGATTGAATAAGAAATTTCATCTTAGCTACATAAAGGAGCTGAACGAGGCTGGTTTCAGATCGTTCATAACCGATGACACTACAATCGTAGCCGATGCTGGATCCGACCAGCTCAGATTCATACCGGATAAGGAGAATGTCATTGTCCTTGATCATCACTTCTATACTCAAGGAAGCTGGAAGGGCCTAAATATAAATGCTAGGGATCATGGGGTGGATGGCACCCATGAGGCCTGCGGATCGACCATGTCCTATATAATGGCGCTTGTGATTGACGAGAATAATTCAGACCTCTTCCCATTCTTCATGAGCGGGCTGATTGCTGACAAGCAGGATCTTGGAGGAATAACCGGCCTGAACCAGAAACTTGTCGAGGCCTATGGTACAAAATTCAGAAAGGAACGCACCCTTAACTTAGAGGGATCCTCCATAAAGGATTCACTAACGTACTCTACAGATCCTTTTTTCAAGGATATCACAGGTTTTCCTGATAATGCTGAAGCCTTTCTGAGATCCATCGGTATGAATCCTGAAAAGAAACCGCAGGATCTCTCGGAGGATGAAAAGCGCTTGCTAGCCAATGCCCTTGGATTGAGACTGCTTAAACAAAAAGCTGGTTTTGAAGCTCTATCATACATAGAGGGCGATATTTATTATTTTGATTCTGGATATTCATCAAAACAGCTTGCTTCCATAATTGACGGCAATGGTAAAATGGGTAAAAACTCGGTTCCAGTGGCATATTTTCTGGGCTTTCCCGAGTTCAAGCAGGAGATGGAAACAAACTGGAAAATGTTCAAGACTAAAATAATTGATTATGCATACAGATCTATAGCAGAAATGTTCAATACCGCACATATCTCGTATTTCTATGCCCCTGAGTCAGAGATGGCTGGAGCCATCTCAGGCATAATAATGCTTTACCTAGCGGATCAATCAAAACCGGTGATTGGGTTCAGTGTAGGAAAGGACGACACAAAAGTATCATCTCGCGGCACTAGAAAGCTCGTGGCCAAGGGCCTAAATCTTTCAGTGGTCATGCGCGAAGCTGCTTCAGCAGTAGGTGGATCTGGTGGCGGGCATGATATAGCAGCAGGTGCTGTGATTCCAAAGGGCAGAGAGATACAGTTCTTAGAGGTGGCTGAGAAGATCGTGGAATCACAGATAGGTAAAATAGCTGCAAAGGCCAAGTAAAATATTATTCTTCATAATTTATATATAAATTTTACCGAAAAAAATTTAAATGATGATTCGATAGTTATATGAATGCCAAGAGTTGGGATAATAACATCTGACTTCAAATTCTACCATGATGTTATAAATGAACTTAAATCTTGGAAAATACCGTTTGTAAGCTTGGATCTGAAGGATGGAATTCCAGACGATGTTGTTGTGATCTTAAGTTCAATCAGGGAC
This genomic interval from Thermoplasma sp. Kam2015 contains the following:
- a CDS encoding NAD(P)/FAD-dependent oxidoreductase → MADVKILILGGRFGGLQTAYDLKRYLKNKADIKIIEKNRYVYFRPALPHVGIGLERSEDLRIDLTKVLPERGIEFVQGTVTRIDPERNFVEYAKEGGGGYKEKYDFLVVALGAHLASEMITGFDKYGSSVCEADLAENMWKKLKDFKGGNITLGSAKFIQDTKNRPTNTPDKYAPIADSACEGPVFEMSIMLYDYFKSKNMLDKVKMTVYSPGEYLSDLSRTSRATVASMYKGMNIELIDNFVVKEVTEKEVISEDGRRLPSDISFILPPYTGQKIVKDANLGDDVGFVLTGTDMKSVKYDNIYAVGDVNALIVPKMASLAVKTARIAAANIANRFGLSVPVEVYDPKIVCVADSPYGNYAVAVTDSTFYGGNISEAIPSAANHLKKTLFTRYFLWSKGDLAMDKYLTSW
- a CDS encoding 30S ribosomal protein S15; protein product: MARMHTRKRGKSGSKKVYGVQPTWIQYSKDEIINTIVNLKKSGVPPSVIGIKLRDQYGIPTVKAVLNTKLGKILVEKGLKDEVPEDLANLIKRYNNVAKHVDLNPKDQANKRGRDLIMAKMLRLVKYYKRTGVLDEKWNLSKVLR
- a CDS encoding DHH family phosphoesterase codes for the protein MIEDLIPKELYGKYVKARDMILGSDFLRVIVHYDGDGTSSAVILTNMLKRLNKKFHLSYIKELNEAGFRSFITDDTTIVADAGSDQLRFIPDKENVIVLDHHFYTQGSWKGLNINARDHGVDGTHEACGSTMSYIMALVIDENNSDLFPFFMSGLIADKQDLGGITGLNQKLVEAYGTKFRKERTLNLEGSSIKDSLTYSTDPFFKDITGFPDNAEAFLRSIGMNPEKKPQDLSEDEKRLLANALGLRLLKQKAGFEALSYIEGDIYYFDSGYSSKQLASIIDGNGKMGKNSVPVAYFLGFPEFKQEMETNWKMFKTKIIDYAYRSIAEMFNTAHISYFYAPESEMAGAISGIIMLYLADQSKPVIGFSVGKDDTKVSSRGTRKLVAKGLNLSVVMREAASAVGGSGGGHDIAAGAVIPKGREIQFLEVAEKIVESQIGKIAAKAK